The following coding sequences lie in one Haladaptatus sp. DJG-WS-42 genomic window:
- a CDS encoding asparaginase produces MTPHITVLSTGGTIASTGTSAGATPTKEGGELVDAVPELTDYADISVDEVAQISSFAMNFETLTAIAARVRELAADGTDGVVVTHGTDTMEESAYFVDVVAGDTIPVVFTGAQRRPDEPGADGPANLLTAVRAASNERVREAGGAYIAFADSLYSARTVTKGHTSNLGTFYAPDAGPVASFLRGDVRFFRQPGSETVSIPVSEVTASVEMVKSGAGVDGRQIARALEAGVDGLVLEGTGLGNTTPALESAVADAIADGVPVVVTSRCHGGAVNGIYGKGGGARTLEEHGAILGGDLPTHKARLTLALALSATDDRAAVREYVEAASMSGI; encoded by the coding sequence ATGACACCACACATCACCGTCCTTTCGACGGGCGGCACGATTGCGAGCACCGGCACGTCCGCGGGCGCGACGCCCACAAAAGAAGGCGGCGAACTGGTCGATGCCGTCCCCGAACTCACTGACTACGCCGACATCAGCGTCGATGAGGTGGCCCAGATTTCGAGCTTCGCCATGAACTTCGAGACACTGACCGCCATCGCGGCGCGCGTTCGCGAACTCGCCGCAGACGGCACCGACGGCGTCGTCGTCACCCACGGCACGGACACGATGGAGGAGTCTGCGTACTTCGTCGACGTGGTCGCTGGCGATACGATTCCGGTCGTGTTCACGGGCGCACAGCGTCGGCCGGACGAACCGGGCGCAGACGGGCCGGCGAACCTACTCACCGCGGTTCGCGCGGCGAGCAACGAGCGCGTTCGAGAGGCAGGCGGCGCGTACATCGCATTTGCGGACAGCCTCTACTCAGCGCGCACCGTGACGAAAGGGCATACGAGCAATCTCGGCACGTTTTACGCCCCGGATGCAGGGCCGGTCGCAAGCTTCCTCCGCGGAGATGTGCGCTTTTTCCGCCAGCCGGGAAGCGAGACGGTGTCGATTCCAGTGAGTGAGGTTACCGCAAGCGTCGAGATGGTGAAAAGCGGCGCGGGCGTTGACGGGCGACAGATAGCACGCGCACTCGAAGCTGGCGTAGACGGTCTCGTACTCGAAGGAACCGGGCTCGGGAACACCACCCCCGCGCTCGAATCGGCAGTCGCAGACGCGATTGCAGATGGTGTACCCGTGGTCGTCACCTCACGATGCCACGGCGGCGCGGTCAACGGCATCTACGGCAAAGGCGGCGGCGCGCGCACGCTCGAAGAACACGGCGCGATACTTGGGGGCGACCTCCCGACACACAAAGCTCGACTCACGCTCGCGCTTGCGCTCTCTGCGACCGACGACCGAGCAGCGGTGCGCGAGTACGTCGAAGCCGCGTCGATGTCCGGCATCTGA
- a CDS encoding NADPH:quinone reductase: MRAIRYHDYGDESVLSLDEVPLPEPAAGEVRVAIEAASVNPIDAKLREGLLKPTAGLPHVCGVDLAGVVDEVGAGVTRLEPGDRVYGTGFGWQDDGTYAEYAAVPADRLAVLPDDVSFETGAAAALVCTTAWRALVTRGDLRVGETCLVHGASGGVGHVAVQIAACAGAQVVGTARGEEATEFVSGLGADAVLDYREDELADAVHEALGGRPADVVLDAHADKHLETDLAAIGRGGRIVVIGQGAPVTLSPSVSLAAMFDDADVRFMSIMASMDDQRQVLDAVSPLLGTGEISPTIEATYPLSEASAAMKHAASPGVLGKIVINTTN, translated from the coding sequence ATGCGTGCTATTCGATACCACGACTACGGTGACGAGTCAGTGCTCTCGCTCGACGAGGTTCCCCTGCCTGAGCCCGCGGCGGGAGAGGTTCGCGTCGCAATCGAGGCGGCGAGCGTCAATCCCATCGACGCCAAACTCCGTGAGGGGCTGCTCAAGCCAACGGCGGGCCTCCCCCATGTTTGCGGCGTTGACCTCGCTGGAGTTGTAGACGAAGTCGGTGCGGGCGTCACCCGCCTCGAACCGGGCGACCGCGTGTATGGAACTGGCTTCGGGTGGCAGGACGACGGGACGTACGCGGAGTACGCGGCGGTTCCGGCAGACCGACTTGCCGTGCTCCCTGACGACGTGTCGTTCGAGACGGGTGCGGCCGCCGCGCTCGTCTGTACGACGGCGTGGCGCGCGCTCGTGACGCGCGGTGACCTCCGCGTCGGGGAGACGTGCTTAGTTCACGGGGCGAGCGGTGGCGTCGGTCACGTCGCCGTCCAGATTGCTGCTTGTGCGGGCGCGCAGGTGGTTGGAACAGCCCGGGGTGAGGAAGCAACCGAGTTCGTCTCCGGGCTGGGTGCGGACGCAGTGCTCGACTATCGCGAGGACGAGCTAGCCGACGCCGTCCACGAGGCACTCGGCGGACGGCCCGCAGACGTGGTACTCGACGCCCACGCCGACAAACACCTCGAAACCGACCTCGCCGCGATTGGTCGCGGCGGTCGCATCGTCGTCATCGGACAGGGTGCCCCCGTGACACTCTCACCGTCCGTGTCACTTGCAGCAATGTTTGACGACGCCGACGTCCGTTTCATGTCAATTATGGCGTCAATGGACGACCAACGACAGGTACTTGACGCCGTTTCGCCGTTGCTCGGAACTGGAGAAATTAGCCCAACTATCGAAGCAACCTACCCACTTTCTGAAGCGTCGGCTGCGATGAAACACGCCGCGTCACCGGGAGTGTTAGGAAAAATTGTGATAAATACAACTAACTGA
- a CDS encoding methylmalonyl-CoA mutase family protein, whose amino-acid sequence MFDPDELAQIREEKETWEEEQVSPTVERFGEREDEFTTDTGGQTVERLYTPADVADLDFEEDIGFPAQEPYTRGVYSTMYRGRLWTMRQYAGFSTAEATNERFNYLLDSGSSGLSMAFDLPTQMGYDSDATMAQGEVGKSGVAIDSLADMETVFDGIPLDEVSTSMTINAPASILLAMYIAVGDNQGVDREQLRGTIQNDILKEYVARNTYIFPPEPSMRIITDIFEFCAEEVPKFNTISISGYHIREAGSTAAQELAFTLGDGIEYVKAALEAGLDVDDFAPQLSFFFNAHNNIFEEVAKFRAARRLWARIMEERFDAQNPKSKQLKFHTQTGGSTLTAQQVENNVVRVAYQALAAVLGGTQSLHTNGKDEAISLPTEQSVQTALRTQQILAHESGAADTIDPLAGSYYVESLTDTLEEEAMALIEDVDERGGMREAIEDQWVQRQIQDVAFDRQKEIENEERIIVGVNKYRVDEDPQPDVQEVTEEDERRQISRLTDVKADRDEEAVEAALSALTEAAEGNENLMPYIIDAVKVYATTGEVSNTLRDVFGEYRPGAAL is encoded by the coding sequence ATGTTTGACCCCGACGAGCTTGCGCAGATTCGGGAGGAAAAAGAGACGTGGGAGGAAGAGCAAGTCTCTCCGACCGTCGAACGATTCGGCGAACGCGAAGACGAGTTCACCACCGACACGGGCGGACAGACCGTCGAGCGTCTTTACACGCCTGCCGACGTCGCAGACCTCGACTTCGAGGAAGATATTGGCTTCCCAGCACAGGAGCCCTACACGCGTGGCGTCTACTCGACCATGTACCGCGGGCGGCTCTGGACGATGCGCCAGTACGCCGGGTTCTCCACCGCAGAAGCGACCAACGAACGGTTCAACTACCTCCTCGACAGCGGGTCGTCCGGGCTCTCGATGGCCTTCGACTTGCCGACGCAGATGGGCTACGACTCGGACGCGACGATGGCGCAGGGCGAAGTCGGGAAATCCGGCGTCGCCATCGACTCGCTCGCGGACATGGAGACGGTGTTCGACGGGATTCCGCTCGACGAAGTCTCGACGAGTATGACCATCAACGCGCCCGCCTCCATCCTGCTCGCCATGTACATCGCCGTTGGCGACAATCAGGGCGTCGACCGCGAGCAGTTGCGCGGGACGATTCAAAACGACATCCTCAAAGAGTACGTCGCGCGCAACACCTACATCTTCCCGCCAGAGCCGTCGATGCGCATCATCACGGACATCTTCGAATTTTGTGCAGAGGAAGTGCCGAAGTTCAACACCATCTCCATCTCGGGCTACCACATCCGCGAGGCGGGTTCGACGGCTGCCCAAGAACTCGCCTTCACGCTCGGCGACGGTATCGAATACGTGAAAGCCGCCCTCGAGGCAGGCCTCGACGTGGACGACTTCGCGCCACAGCTTTCGTTCTTCTTCAACGCCCACAACAACATCTTCGAGGAAGTCGCAAAGTTCCGGGCCGCCCGCCGCCTCTGGGCGCGCATCATGGAAGAGCGCTTCGACGCGCAGAATCCGAAGTCAAAACAACTCAAGTTCCACACCCAGACCGGTGGCTCCACCTTGACCGCCCAGCAAGTGGAAAACAACGTCGTGCGCGTGGCGTATCAGGCGCTCGCGGCCGTCCTTGGGGGCACGCAGAGTCTCCACACCAACGGGAAGGACGAAGCCATCTCGCTGCCGACCGAGCAGTCGGTGCAGACCGCGCTCCGCACCCAGCAAATTCTCGCCCACGAGTCGGGCGCAGCCGACACCATCGACCCGCTCGCCGGCTCCTACTACGTCGAAAGTCTGACCGACACCTTAGAGGAAGAGGCGATGGCGCTCATCGAAGACGTAGACGAGCGCGGCGGCATGCGCGAAGCAATCGAAGACCAGTGGGTCCAGCGCCAAATTCAGGACGTTGCCTTCGACCGCCAGAAGGAAATCGAAAACGAGGAGCGCATCATCGTCGGCGTGAACAAGTATCGCGTCGACGAAGACCCACAGCCGGACGTCCAAGAGGTCACGGAAGAAGACGAACGCCGGCAGATTTCTCGGTTAACGGACGTCAAAGCAGACCGAGACGAGGAAGCGGTCGAAGCCGCGCTCTCCGCACTCACTGAGGCCGCAGAAGGGAACGAGAATCTCATGCCGTACATCATCGACGCGGTGAAGGTGTACGCGACGACGGGCGAAGTCTCGAACACCCTGCGCGACGTGTTTGGTGAGTACCGGCCCGGCGCGGCGCTGTAA
- a CDS encoding amidohydrolase, producing the protein MSQGIRDRAVEIRRTFHRYPEPSWREFLTTSRLVDELEALGVDELHVGSDVLVSESRMSVPDDAVLEDWFEKARANGAREDVLEKTKGGHTGVVAVVNKGDGPVLGLRVDIDALPRPESTDESHYPNQEGFRSENDGAMHACGHDSHMTMGLGTIEAIQQSDFSGTLKVFFQPAEEVLGGGKPMSESPLVDDVEALLAVHIGLDHPSGEVVAGSDKPLAVRQSRVTFTGESAHAGLAPNEGRNVMQAIGTAIQNLYAIPRHRDGLTRVNVGWADVGEATNVIADDGELGIEIRAETNELLDYMNEKVERTLRAAADMHDVEVETELLSIAPREDSDEAAVDAVATAAEGVEGVTSVVRRADFGASEDATYLMQAVKENGGIAAFPIIGTDHPGGHHTATFDVNEEDIFVGIDVLSGALLELETRI; encoded by the coding sequence ATGAGCCAAGGAATCAGAGACCGGGCAGTCGAGATTCGACGGACGTTCCATCGGTATCCAGAGCCGTCGTGGCGCGAATTTCTCACGACCAGTCGGTTGGTAGATGAACTCGAAGCTCTCGGCGTAGACGAACTGCACGTCGGGTCTGACGTGCTCGTCTCCGAGTCGCGGATGAGCGTCCCCGACGACGCCGTCCTCGAAGACTGGTTCGAGAAAGCGCGCGCAAACGGCGCACGCGAAGACGTGCTCGAAAAGACGAAAGGCGGACACACGGGCGTCGTCGCCGTCGTAAACAAGGGTGACGGCCCCGTCCTCGGCCTGCGCGTGGACATCGACGCGCTCCCGCGCCCCGAATCGACCGACGAGAGCCACTACCCCAATCAAGAAGGCTTCCGCTCCGAGAACGACGGCGCGATGCACGCCTGCGGCCACGACTCGCACATGACGATGGGGCTCGGCACCATCGAAGCCATCCAACAGAGCGACTTTTCGGGCACGCTAAAGGTGTTTTTCCAGCCCGCAGAGGAGGTTCTTGGCGGAGGCAAGCCGATGTCTGAATCGCCGCTCGTAGACGACGTCGAAGCACTTCTCGCCGTCCACATCGGCCTCGACCATCCCTCCGGTGAGGTGGTGGCGGGGAGCGACAAACCGCTCGCAGTCCGCCAGTCGCGCGTAACGTTCACGGGCGAATCAGCCCACGCGGGCCTCGCGCCGAACGAGGGGCGAAACGTCATGCAGGCGATCGGGACGGCCATCCAGAATCTCTACGCCATCCCCCGCCATCGAGACGGCCTGACGCGCGTGAACGTCGGCTGGGCGGACGTGGGTGAGGCGACGAACGTCATCGCGGACGACGGCGAACTCGGCATCGAAATCCGCGCCGAGACGAACGAGTTGCTCGACTACATGAACGAGAAGGTTGAGCGCACGCTCCGAGCGGCCGCCGACATGCACGACGTAGAAGTCGAAACAGAACTCCTGAGCATCGCGCCACGCGAGGACAGCGACGAAGCCGCCGTGGACGCCGTCGCTACCGCCGCAGAAGGTGTTGAAGGCGTCACGTCCGTCGTCCGCCGGGCGGACTTCGGCGCGAGCGAGGACGCCACCTACCTGATGCAAGCGGTCAAGGAAAACGGCGGCATCGCTGCGTTCCCCATCATCGGTACTGACCACCCCGGCGGCCACCACACCGCGACGTTCGACGTGAACGAAGAGGACATCTTTGTCGGCATCGACGTGCTCTCGGGCGCACTGCTCGAACTGGAAACGCGAATATGA
- a CDS encoding TIGR00366 family protein, whose translation MAITDPIRRLGGIFAELSLRYVPNPYVLVILLTVIAFGGAIAVGSSPTEAMTAWTGGVWTLLGFMAAFAVTLMMGDAIAKSPAVTRFLARIAKLPSSPFTAVAFVSFVGMIAGLISWGLGLIVGAVMAKQVAYQGREKGMNLHYPLLAAAGYTALMIWHSGLTTSSGLIMADPALIPPTFEAALAQFPNENVMENGFSLGKTIGHPVNLVTVGLMLVVIPPLMGALHPKDDDEIKTLPDKVYRQMAGDKASTDGGVAEESKTGVAPGLAGTTFADKLNNSKIIGLVIALFPLYYVINAWIINGQGISSLTLNSINAMFIFLAMILWVTPKRIVQQMDESVENVGGIIFQFPFYAGISGLLTGTALTATIANFFASIATPTTWPVIGLISAGIVNIFVPSGGGQWVAQGPILLDTTAQLGMPLETAILIEMMGDQLTNMVQPFWALPLLALANLRARDIIGYSTVAMVGGFIIMAITMTVMLGLPAA comes from the coding sequence ATGGCAATCACAGATCCAATACGTCGTCTTGGTGGCATTTTCGCTGAGCTATCGCTAAGATACGTTCCAAACCCGTACGTTCTTGTAATCCTATTGACAGTCATCGCATTCGGTGGTGCAATTGCCGTTGGGTCGTCCCCAACAGAGGCAATGACCGCGTGGACTGGTGGCGTCTGGACGCTCCTTGGTTTCATGGCAGCGTTCGCCGTCACACTGATGATGGGAGACGCAATCGCAAAGTCACCTGCAGTAACTCGCTTCCTCGCACGCATTGCGAAACTGCCATCCAGCCCGTTCACGGCTGTGGCATTCGTTTCGTTCGTCGGCATGATCGCCGGCCTCATCTCGTGGGGTCTTGGCCTCATCGTCGGTGCCGTGATGGCGAAGCAAGTCGCATATCAGGGCAGAGAAAAAGGCATGAACCTTCACTACCCGCTGCTCGCCGCAGCAGGGTACACCGCGCTCATGATTTGGCACTCCGGGCTGACCACGTCGAGTGGTCTCATCATGGCCGACCCAGCGCTCATCCCGCCAACGTTCGAGGCGGCACTCGCGCAGTTCCCGAACGAGAACGTCATGGAGAATGGCTTCTCGCTTGGGAAGACCATCGGCCACCCAGTGAACCTCGTGACGGTTGGCCTCATGCTCGTCGTCATCCCACCACTGATGGGTGCACTCCACCCCAAGGACGATGACGAAATCAAAACCCTGCCTGACAAGGTCTACCGGCAGATGGCCGGTGACAAGGCCTCCACCGACGGCGGCGTGGCAGAAGAATCGAAGACCGGCGTCGCGCCCGGCCTGGCTGGGACGACGTTCGCAGACAAGCTGAACAATTCGAAGATAATCGGACTCGTCATCGCGCTGTTCCCACTCTACTACGTCATCAATGCGTGGATCATCAACGGACAGGGCATTTCCAGCCTGACGCTGAACAGCATCAACGCGATGTTCATCTTCCTGGCGATGATTCTCTGGGTCACTCCAAAGCGCATCGTCCAGCAGATGGACGAATCCGTCGAGAACGTCGGTGGCATCATCTTCCAGTTCCCGTTCTACGCGGGTATCTCTGGGCTGCTCACCGGCACCGCGCTGACCGCGACCATCGCGAACTTCTTCGCGTCCATCGCGACGCCAACGACGTGGCCAGTTATCGGCCTCATCAGCGCCGGTATTGTTAACATCTTCGTGCCATCCGGCGGTGGTCAATGGGTCGCACAGGGTCCGATCCTGCTCGACACCACCGCACAACTTGGAATGCCACTCGAAACGGCAATCCTCATCGAGATGATGGGCGACCAGCTCACCAACATGGTGCAGCCGTTCTGGGCGCTCCCACTGCTGGCACTCGCAAACCTGCGTGCCCGTGACATCATCGGTTACTCCACGGTCGCAATGGTTGGCGGCTTCATCATCATGGCCATCACGATGACCGTGATGCTCGGCCTCCCAGCGGCATAA
- a CDS encoding enoyl-CoA hydratase/isomerase family protein, whose product MTTHVTYDLEDGVATITLSRPEKLNALTLEMWETVDDLLTRADRDGARVAVLTGEGRTFCAGDDIATLRDIDDTRAVRELTKIALDCFGAIEDAPLPVVGKANGSAYGGGFELLLACDLTVVPEAAEFALPEVQIGAYPFYGAKRLARMIGRQRAADIALAGRKLSGEEAAEWGLFARAVASDDVDEAVESLVAKLKRGSPPAVETTKAWLNASLKFAGEDDAMRTGLGYLFAGPEAHEGALSFLEKRDPDYVE is encoded by the coding sequence ATGACCACCCACGTCACCTACGACCTCGAAGACGGTGTTGCGACGATTACCCTCTCTCGGCCGGAGAAACTGAACGCGCTGACCCTCGAAATGTGGGAGACCGTAGACGACCTGCTCACACGCGCCGACCGAGACGGCGCGCGTGTGGCGGTTCTCACTGGCGAGGGGCGCACCTTCTGTGCGGGCGACGACATCGCCACGCTCCGCGACATCGACGACACGCGAGCGGTGCGCGAACTCACCAAAATTGCGCTCGACTGCTTCGGCGCGATTGAGGACGCCCCGCTGCCGGTGGTTGGGAAAGCCAACGGGTCGGCCTACGGTGGCGGGTTCGAGTTGCTCCTCGCGTGTGACCTGACCGTCGTTCCAGAAGCCGCCGAGTTTGCCCTGCCGGAGGTCCAGATTGGGGCGTATCCGTTCTACGGCGCAAAGCGACTCGCACGGATGATTGGTCGTCAGCGGGCCGCCGACATTGCACTTGCCGGACGGAAGCTCTCTGGCGAGGAGGCTGCCGAGTGGGGACTGTTCGCCAGAGCCGTCGCAAGCGACGACGTGGATGAAGCTGTCGAATCCCTCGTGGCAAAGCTCAAACGCGGGTCGCCACCCGCCGTCGAAACGACCAAAGCGTGGCTGAACGCGAGCCTCAAGTTCGCGGGAGAAGACGACGCGATGCGAACCGGGCTTGGCTACCTGTTTGCGGGGCCTGAGGCACACGAAGGTGCGCTCTCGTTTCTCGAAAAGCGCGACCCCGACTATGTCGAGTGA
- a CDS encoding AMP-binding protein → MTGIPNPSDFSWDAVWAQFDWDAPDELNITHEVVTRNVGRGTALSWYGADGEAVEQTYKDLEAESSKVANALADLGVERGDPVATLVPRVPELYPLFLGIWRAGAVYVPLFTAFGPDAIAARAGDADVDVIFTTPEYRDRVAAVEDEIDFEHIVVLDRDGVGIDGGDISHASLLADQSTSHEIVKTSADDVCTLEYTSGTTGPPKGCLLTHRVLGALYPYLWYGMGLTGDEVFWGAADPGWMYGLLSAGVAPVSMGVQNVMYAGEFDPTSWYDVMERAGVTTLASSPTAYRGLMAEDELHEQYDLALERGNSAGEPLNPEVVRWFEDELSVAVYDQYGVTEAGMVVCNQHAAPEQFVQGSMGTPLPGFEVAVLGDGERVPEGETGELAVKRTEGTYFSGYLNRPQATEKAWTTLDGDEYFLTGDAVTKEDGVYWFVGRADDVIISSGYRIGPFEVESTLIEHESVAEAAVIGVPDDQRGEVVTAFVVLRGGYEASPALREDIVSFVKGKLARHAYPRQVHIVDELPKTSSGKIRRVELRNRARTV, encoded by the coding sequence ATGACGGGCATTCCGAATCCAAGCGATTTCTCGTGGGACGCGGTCTGGGCACAGTTCGATTGGGACGCGCCGGACGAACTCAACATCACACACGAAGTCGTGACACGAAACGTCGGACGCGGCACGGCGCTCTCGTGGTACGGCGCAGACGGTGAAGCGGTCGAGCAGACCTACAAAGACCTCGAAGCCGAGAGTTCGAAGGTGGCGAACGCACTCGCAGACCTCGGCGTCGAACGCGGCGACCCCGTTGCCACACTCGTCCCACGCGTTCCCGAACTCTATCCACTGTTTCTCGGGATTTGGCGGGCTGGCGCGGTGTACGTCCCGCTGTTCACGGCGTTCGGGCCGGACGCGATTGCGGCGCGAGCGGGCGACGCCGACGTGGACGTGATTTTCACAACCCCCGAGTACCGTGACCGCGTGGCCGCCGTCGAAGACGAAATCGACTTCGAGCACATCGTCGTGCTCGACCGCGACGGCGTCGGCATTGATGGCGGCGACATCTCCCACGCGAGTCTGCTTGCAGACCAGTCCACCAGCCACGAGATTGTGAAAACGAGCGCGGACGACGTGTGCACGCTCGAATACACCTCGGGGACGACGGGGCCACCGAAGGGGTGTCTCCTGACCCACCGCGTGCTCGGCGCGCTTTATCCCTACCTCTGGTACGGCATGGGACTCACCGGCGACGAGGTGTTCTGGGGCGCAGCAGACCCCGGTTGGATGTACGGCCTGCTCTCTGCGGGCGTCGCGCCCGTGAGCATGGGCGTCCAGAACGTGATGTACGCGGGCGAGTTCGACCCGACTTCATGGTACGACGTGATGGAGCGTGCAGGCGTCACCACCCTTGCGAGTAGCCCAACGGCCTATCGCGGGCTGATGGCCGAAGACGAGTTGCACGAACAGTACGACCTCGCCCTCGAACGCGGCAACAGCGCGGGCGAACCACTCAACCCCGAGGTCGTCCGCTGGTTCGAAGACGAACTCTCAGTGGCCGTCTACGACCAATACGGCGTCACCGAGGCGGGCATGGTCGTCTGCAACCAGCACGCAGCACCCGAGCAGTTCGTCCAAGGGAGCATGGGAACGCCACTCCCCGGCTTCGAGGTCGCGGTGCTCGGGGACGGCGAGCGCGTTCCCGAGGGTGAGACGGGCGAACTTGCAGTCAAGCGCACGGAGGGCACGTACTTTTCCGGCTACCTGAACCGGCCGCAGGCGACCGAGAAGGCGTGGACGACGCTCGACGGGGACGAATACTTCCTGACCGGCGACGCGGTGACCAAAGAGGACGGTGTCTACTGGTTCGTCGGGCGTGCAGACGACGTTATCATCTCTTCTGGCTATCGCATCGGTCCGTTCGAGGTCGAGAGCACGCTCATCGAACACGAATCGGTCGCAGAGGCCGCAGTCATCGGCGTGCCGGACGACCAGCGCGGCGAGGTCGTGACGGCGTTCGTCGTCCTCCGCGGTGGCTACGAGGCGAGCCCTGCCCTGCGCGAGGATATCGTCTCGTTCGTGAAGGGGAAACTCGCACGTCACGCCTATCCCCGGCAAGTGCACATCGTCGACGAACTGCCGAAAACGTCGAGCGGGAAGATTCGGCGCGTCGAACTCAGAAACCGCGCGCGGACTGTGTGA